One window of Kosakonia cowanii JCM 10956 = DSM 18146 genomic DNA carries:
- a CDS encoding barstar family protein, producing the protein MMAFNYYKGIFPHYEFGQCCVWLAPIIRSRTELHKKLYCLLGFPGYYGFNWNALYDCLCDFHWITNKKIVLIHEQLPELPVHDLDIYLDILNDAILSWVDDDKHELEVCFSLSDKEKIENITIATK; encoded by the coding sequence ATGATGGCTTTTAATTATTACAAAGGAATATTTCCCCATTATGAATTTGGGCAGTGTTGTGTTTGGCTTGCTCCCATTATTCGAAGCAGAACTGAATTGCATAAGAAATTATATTGTCTCCTCGGTTTTCCTGGATATTATGGATTTAACTGGAATGCCTTGTATGATTGCTTATGCGATTTTCACTGGATCACTAATAAGAAAATAGTGCTCATTCACGAGCAACTCCCTGAGTTACCAGTGCACGATTTAGATATTTATCTTGATATCTTAAATGATGCTATTTTGTCCTGGGTTGATGATGATAAGCATGAACTAGAAGTGTGCTTTAGCTTATCCGATAAAGAAAAAATTGAAAATATCACTATAGCTACAAAATAA
- a CDS encoding NTP transferase domain-containing protein: MAEPVVIILAAGRGERFLASGAQHHKLDTPLGERTLLEHVIHAVARAGLSWHLVRPVGGTGGMGDSISLGVNATSTASGWLILPADLPLIAPESLLRVAEGLGEKPLVAPWHQQRQGHPVAFSRCYLPALRSLTGDSGAKSIVQQARARGEVLDLPLTDAGIIQDIDTLEDLRRAERIYDSHLRVQRA, translated from the coding sequence ATGGCTGAGCCAGTGGTAATTATTCTTGCCGCAGGACGCGGCGAGCGCTTTCTCGCCTCCGGCGCGCAACACCATAAGCTTGATACGCCGCTCGGTGAGCGCACGCTGCTGGAACATGTGATTCATGCAGTAGCGCGCGCCGGACTCAGCTGGCACCTTGTTCGCCCCGTGGGCGGCACGGGCGGGATGGGTGACTCTATCTCATTAGGCGTTAACGCCACGTCGACTGCATCCGGCTGGCTGATTCTGCCCGCCGACCTGCCGCTGATCGCCCCGGAATCGTTGCTGCGCGTCGCCGAAGGGTTAGGAGAAAAACCGCTGGTGGCGCCGTGGCATCAGCAGCGCCAGGGTCATCCGGTGGCCTTTTCGCGATGCTACCTCCCTGCCTTACGGTCATTAACTGGCGATAGCGGCGCAAAAAGTATTGTGCAGCAGGCAAGAGCACGCGGCGAGGTGCTGGATCTGCCGCTGACGGATGCAGGAATTATTCAGGATATTGATACGCTGGAGGATTTGCGGCGGGCGGAGCGTATCTACGATAGCCATTTACGCGTCCAGCGTGCGTAA
- a CDS encoding Imm10 family immunity protein encodes MPYENNLHLPCSSPGYPREIYNGYEWKKSGYHVAGIQAKNNAEDGENMIGIKTFNAVCANVANEDEVLTLGVGDDAHDPDHFFIIGRFDEDDLAIDECIGFQSDDTAYELAAAIEAVTLSVDTLTIRLNEAAAQQAGYREYCAKISAVQNSGELQAALLTLFSGSKVRLQLK; translated from the coding sequence ATGCCGTACGAGAATAACCTTCATCTGCCCTGCTCCTCGCCCGGATATCCGCGGGAAATTTATAATGGGTATGAATGGAAAAAGAGTGGCTATCATGTGGCGGGAATACAAGCGAAAAATAACGCTGAAGACGGGGAAAATATGATTGGGATAAAAACGTTTAATGCAGTTTGCGCGAATGTCGCCAACGAGGATGAGGTGCTAACCCTTGGCGTAGGAGACGATGCACACGACCCGGATCATTTTTTTATCATCGGGAGATTTGATGAAGATGATCTTGCTATTGATGAGTGCATCGGGTTTCAGAGCGACGACACAGCCTATGAACTGGCGGCGGCAATAGAAGCCGTTACGCTAAGCGTGGATACATTGACGATTCGGCTGAACGAGGCTGCGGCGCAGCAGGCAGGTTACAGGGAATATTGCGCGAAGATTTCTGCTGTTCAAAACAGCGGGGAGTTGCAAGCCGCCTTGCTGACGTTATTTTCAGGCAGCAAAGTGAGGCTGCAACTTAAATAA
- the paoC gene encoding aldehyde oxidoreductase molybdenum-binding subunit PaoC: MKFEKPAGENPIDQLKVVGQPHDRIDGPLKVSGRAHYAYEWHDVLPNVAYGYIVSAGIAKGKISEINCDAAGNAPGVLSIITADNAGPLGKGERNAATLLGGPQIEHYHQAVALVVAETFEQARAAAGLVDITYQRESGAYDLAAEKPAVNSAPESAPDKNSGDFDAAWASAEVKLDATYTTPDQSHMAMEPHASMAVWEGDKVTVWTSNQMVAWCRTDLAATLKLPEENVRIISPYIGGGFGGKLFLRSDALLAALAARALQRPVKVMLPRPMIPNNTTHRPATIQHIRIGTDRLGKITAIAHDSWSGNLPGGTPETAVNQTELLYAGANRHTGLRLATLDLPEGNAMRAPGEAPGMMALEIAIDEMAERAGIDPVEFRILNDTQVDPKDPQRPFSRRQLVECLRSGAEHFGWSQRNATPGQTRDGEWLVGYGVAAGFRNNLLAPSGARVHLDDAGRVTVETDMTDIGTGSYTIIAQTAAEMLGVPLSHVEVRLGDSSFPVSAGSGGQWGANTSTAGVYAACVKLREAIAKKLGFDAASAVFADETISVGDRSAPLKAAGALSAEDTIEFGDLDEQYQQSTFAGHFVEVAVDAATGEVRVRRMLAVCAAGRILNPKTARSQVIGAMTMGLGGALMEELAVDTRQGYFVNHDMATYEVPVHADVPEQEVIFLDDTDPISSPMKAKGVGELGLCGVSAAIANAIYNATGVRVRDYPVTLDKLLDALPDIA, encoded by the coding sequence ATGAAATTTGAGAAACCGGCAGGCGAAAACCCCATCGATCAACTGAAAGTGGTCGGGCAGCCCCATGACCGCATCGACGGCCCGCTAAAAGTGAGCGGCCGCGCCCACTACGCCTACGAATGGCATGATGTGCTGCCCAATGTCGCCTATGGCTACATCGTCAGCGCGGGCATTGCGAAAGGCAAAATCAGCGAGATTAATTGCGATGCGGCAGGCAACGCGCCGGGCGTGCTGTCGATTATCACCGCCGATAACGCTGGCCCGCTGGGCAAAGGCGAGCGCAACGCCGCCACGCTGCTTGGCGGCCCGCAGATTGAGCACTATCACCAGGCCGTTGCGCTGGTGGTGGCTGAAACCTTTGAGCAGGCGCGCGCCGCCGCCGGGCTGGTGGACATCACTTACCAGCGCGAAAGCGGTGCCTACGATCTGGCGGCAGAGAAACCGGCGGTCAACAGCGCGCCGGAGAGCGCACCGGACAAAAATAGCGGCGATTTTGACGCTGCCTGGGCAAGCGCCGAGGTGAAACTCGACGCCACCTACACCACGCCGGATCAGAGCCATATGGCGATGGAGCCGCACGCCTCGATGGCCGTCTGGGAAGGGGATAAGGTGACGGTCTGGACTTCCAACCAGATGGTCGCCTGGTGCCGCACCGATCTGGCCGCCACCCTCAAGTTGCCGGAAGAGAACGTACGTATCATCTCGCCCTATATTGGCGGCGGTTTTGGCGGCAAGCTCTTCCTGCGCAGCGATGCGCTGCTGGCCGCCCTCGCCGCTCGCGCCTTGCAGCGCCCGGTGAAAGTGATGCTGCCGCGCCCGATGATCCCCAATAACACTACTCATCGCCCGGCGACTATTCAGCACATCCGTATCGGCACCGATCGGCTGGGGAAAATCACCGCCATCGCGCACGATAGCTGGTCCGGTAACCTGCCGGGCGGGACGCCGGAGACGGCGGTAAACCAGACCGAGCTGCTCTACGCGGGGGCTAATCGCCATACCGGTTTACGGCTGGCGACCCTCGATCTACCCGAGGGCAACGCCATGCGCGCGCCGGGTGAGGCACCGGGGATGATGGCGCTGGAGATTGCCATTGATGAGATGGCAGAGCGAGCCGGGATCGATCCGGTTGAGTTTCGCATTCTCAATGACACGCAGGTTGATCCGAAGGATCCACAGCGCCCCTTCTCACGCCGCCAGCTGGTGGAGTGCCTGCGCAGCGGCGCGGAGCACTTTGGCTGGTCGCAACGCAACGCCACGCCCGGCCAGACGCGGGATGGAGAGTGGCTGGTGGGCTACGGTGTCGCGGCGGGCTTTCGTAACAACCTGCTCGCCCCCTCCGGCGCACGCGTGCATCTCGACGACGCAGGCCGGGTGACGGTAGAGACGGATATGACCGATATCGGCACCGGCAGTTACACCATCATTGCCCAGACCGCCGCCGAGATGCTCGGCGTGCCGCTCTCCCACGTTGAAGTGCGGCTTGGCGACTCCAGCTTCCCGGTCTCTGCCGGTTCCGGCGGGCAATGGGGTGCCAACACCTCCACCGCAGGCGTTTATGCCGCCTGCGTCAAGCTGCGTGAAGCCATCGCCAAAAAACTGGGCTTTGATGCCGCTTCAGCGGTGTTCGCTGATGAGACGATAAGCGTGGGCGATCGCAGCGCACCGCTAAAAGCCGCGGGCGCGCTCAGCGCGGAAGATACCATTGAGTTTGGCGATCTGGATGAGCAGTATCAGCAATCGACCTTTGCTGGCCACTTTGTTGAGGTCGCCGTCGATGCGGCAACCGGCGAAGTGCGCGTGCGCCGTATGCTGGCGGTGTGTGCCGCCGGGCGCATCCTCAACCCGAAAACCGCGCGCAGCCAGGTGATTGGCGCGATGACGATGGGGCTGGGCGGCGCATTGATGGAGGAGCTGGCGGTTGATACGCGCCAGGGTTACTTCGTCAATCACGATATGGCGACCTACGAGGTGCCGGTGCATGCCGACGTGCCTGAGCAGGAGGTGATTTTCCTCGACGACACCGATCCCATCTCCTCGCCGATGAAGGCCAAGGGCGTAGGCGAACTGGGGCTGTGCGGCGTCAGCGCGGCGATCGCCAATGCGATCTACAACGCGACCGGCGTGCGGGTGCGGGATTACCCGGTCACGCTCGATAAGCTGCTCGACGCCTTGCCGGATATTGCCTGA
- a CDS encoding XdhC family protein: protein MQQTILAPDTADEALLTPQQALLTDDSEEILRFAVDALGAGLGAALVTLTGIRGGAARAVGAQMVVREDGGYCGFVSGGCVESAAAFEAMAAIACVEDRVVRYGEGSQWFDIVLPCGGGITLHIHRLRSAQPLLAVLNLLAQRQPAALRYHPAREQLECVTGVTESGWHEEVFTVAYRPRVRVMVFGRSIEAQATASLARASGYDVQLVETLNDGTQIDTQTAVILLSHDLHRELPVLQAALRAQPFYIGALGSYRTHQKRTQKLSEIGFAPSDIARIKAPIGIFPKARDARSLALSVLADVAAAQLAADES, encoded by the coding sequence ATGCAGCAGACCATTCTGGCACCCGACACGGCAGATGAAGCGCTGCTGACACCGCAGCAGGCGCTGCTCACCGATGATAGCGAAGAAATTCTGCGCTTCGCCGTCGATGCGCTCGGCGCAGGCCTGGGGGCAGCGCTGGTCACGCTGACCGGCATTCGCGGCGGCGCAGCACGCGCAGTGGGCGCGCAGATGGTGGTGCGCGAAGATGGCGGCTATTGCGGCTTTGTCTCTGGCGGCTGCGTGGAGTCTGCCGCCGCCTTTGAAGCGATGGCGGCAATCGCCTGCGTTGAAGATCGCGTGGTGCGCTACGGCGAGGGATCGCAGTGGTTCGACATTGTGCTCCCCTGCGGCGGCGGTATCACGCTGCATATTCATCGCCTGCGTAGCGCGCAACCGCTGCTGGCGGTGCTGAACCTGCTTGCGCAGCGCCAGCCCGCCGCGCTGCGCTACCATCCGGCTCGTGAACAGCTTGAGTGCGTTACCGGTGTGACCGAAAGCGGCTGGCATGAGGAGGTCTTTACCGTCGCCTACCGCCCGCGCGTGCGGGTAATGGTGTTTGGTCGCTCGATTGAGGCGCAGGCCACCGCCAGCCTCGCCCGCGCCTCTGGCTACGATGTGCAGCTTGTCGAAACGCTAAACGATGGCACGCAGATCGATACGCAAACGGCAGTGATCCTGCTCTCGCACGATCTGCACCGGGAACTGCCGGTGTTGCAGGCGGCGCTCCGCGCGCAGCCTTTCTACATCGGCGCGCTTGGCAGCTATCGCACCCATCAAAAACGCACGCAGAAGCTCAGTGAGATTGGCTTTGCGCCCTCTGACATTGCGCGGATCAAAGCGCCGATTGGCATTTTCCCGAAAGCGCGCGATGCGCGTTCGCTGGCGCTCTCAGTGCTGGCGGATGTCGCCGCCGCGCAGCTTGCAGCGGACGAAAGCTGA
- a CDS encoding histidine phosphatase family protein produces the protein MKVILVRHAQTQWNRAGMIQGQQDSPITERGERETAALLAALKDEGYAAECVFSSPLARARSMGEQLAALFQAPLVIDAALMEQSFGRYEGLSTQELQAEADALFAHDAAFCPPGGESLAQAVQRMLVFLQRQHIRAAHKTLCLVCHGHVTQGLLALLKEGSLENFARYAQPNASYAVLEMAEEKCAVLRWGVATHLRTLDA, from the coding sequence ATGAAGGTTATTCTCGTACGGCATGCACAAACGCAGTGGAACCGCGCGGGCATGATTCAGGGCCAGCAGGACAGCCCAATCACCGAACGCGGCGAGCGGGAAACGGCGGCATTACTCGCGGCATTAAAAGATGAAGGTTACGCCGCAGAGTGCGTCTTTAGCTCGCCGCTCGCGCGGGCGCGCAGCATGGGGGAACAACTCGCCGCACTTTTTCAGGCGCCGCTGGTGATTGATGCCGCGCTGATGGAGCAGTCATTCGGGCGCTACGAAGGACTTTCCACGCAAGAGTTGCAGGCTGAAGCAGATGCGTTATTCGCGCACGATGCCGCATTCTGCCCGCCAGGCGGTGAATCACTGGCGCAGGCGGTGCAGCGCATGCTGGTGTTTTTACAGCGTCAGCACATTCGTGCGGCGCATAAAACCCTCTGCCTTGTCTGCCATGGGCACGTCACTCAGGGTCTGCTGGCACTGCTGAAGGAAGGGAGTCTTGAGAACTTCGCCCGCTATGCGCAGCCCAATGCGAGCTACGCGGTGTTAGAGATGGCGGAAGAAAAATGCGCGGTGCTGCGCTGGGGCGTGGCGACTCACTTACGCACGCTGGACGCGTAA
- a CDS encoding DUF6896 domain-containing protein, whose product MNSVFDKDKIIQFFLLQNELVKALFKAYPMAKDIEWLLDFPKNGYVHINEDIWNFSKHGKGIMFFMEGSHIDKVVDVHNNISCPELADTWRLLQYFSLDDENQLEVLLNNMVISGELEKISDKLYRLKEIPA is encoded by the coding sequence ATGAATAGTGTTTTTGATAAAGATAAAATTATCCAATTTTTTCTACTTCAGAATGAGCTGGTTAAAGCCTTATTTAAAGCTTATCCAATGGCAAAAGACATTGAGTGGTTATTAGATTTTCCCAAAAATGGATATGTCCATATTAATGAGGATATATGGAATTTTTCCAAACATGGAAAAGGAATCATGTTCTTTATGGAAGGATCACACATTGATAAAGTGGTTGATGTACATAATAATATAAGTTGTCCTGAATTGGCTGATACATGGCGATTACTACAGTACTTTTCGCTTGATGATGAAAACCAGCTTGAGGTACTTTTAAATAATATGGTTATCTCAGGTGAATTAGAGAAAATATCGGATAAATTATACCGGTTAAAAGAAATTCCGGCCTGA
- a CDS encoding RNA 2'-phosphotransferase, giving the protein MSKKSTDTSKFLSYILRHEPEAIELSLDKEGWAVIDDLILRAGNKGHALDRDLIFDIVESSEKKRFTISEDGLRIRAAQGHSTQQVNITYAEKTPPDILYHGTATRFIAQIREQGLLPLSRQYVHLSSDEATAIQVGQRYGKPVLLKIKAVDMYKKGFTFYQADNGVWLTERVPYEYIQE; this is encoded by the coding sequence ATGAGCAAAAAAAGTACCGACACCAGTAAATTCTTAAGTTATATCTTGCGCCATGAACCAGAAGCCATTGAGCTATCTCTGGATAAAGAGGGGTGGGCGGTTATAGACGACCTTATTCTGCGTGCTGGTAATAAAGGCCATGCACTCGATAGAGATCTTATTTTCGACATTGTTGAAAGCAGCGAAAAGAAACGCTTCACGATTTCAGAGGATGGCTTACGCATTCGCGCAGCTCAGGGGCACTCCACTCAACAGGTCAATATCACTTACGCAGAGAAAACGCCTCCAGATATTTTATATCACGGCACTGCAACCCGCTTTATCGCACAAATCAGAGAGCAAGGCCTACTCCCTTTGTCACGCCAGTATGTACATCTTTCCTCTGATGAAGCTACGGCAATTCAGGTCGGGCAACGTTATGGAAAGCCCGTGTTATTAAAAATAAAAGCCGTGGATATGTATAAGAAGGGCTTTACATTTTATCAGGCGGATAATGGGGTTTGGTTAACGGAGCGTGTCCCGTATGAGTATATTCAGGAGTGA
- a CDS encoding FAD binding domain-containing protein gives MKTFTYERVTTPAEAAASAQRTEGAKFIAGGTNLLDLMKLEIETPTHLIDVNGLALDSIEVTAEGGLRIGALVRNTDLAADGRVRRDYAVLSRALLAGASGQLRNQATTAGNLLQRTRCPYFYDTNQPCNKRQPGSGCAALGGYSRQLAVVGASESCIATHPSDMAVAMQLLDAVVETVNPDGSERQIPLAEFYRAPGDTPHLETVLQPGELIVAVTLPPPAGGTHIYRKVRDRASYAFALVSVAAIVHPDGSGRVAIGGVAHKPWRLAEADAALPQGAQAVYDKLFATAQPTAENAFKLTLAKRTLASVLSEARA, from the coding sequence ATGAAGACCTTTACCTATGAGCGGGTCACCACCCCTGCCGAAGCGGCTGCCAGCGCGCAGCGCACAGAGGGGGCGAAATTTATCGCGGGCGGCACTAACCTGCTTGATTTGATGAAGCTGGAGATTGAGACGCCGACCCATCTGATTGATGTCAATGGCCTGGCGCTGGATAGCATTGAAGTGACCGCTGAAGGCGGCCTGCGTATTGGCGCGCTGGTGCGCAACACCGATCTCGCCGCCGATGGGCGCGTGCGCCGCGATTATGCCGTCCTCTCCCGCGCCCTGCTTGCCGGTGCTTCTGGTCAGTTGCGTAACCAGGCAACGACCGCTGGCAACCTGCTGCAACGCACGCGCTGCCCCTATTTTTACGACACCAATCAACCCTGCAACAAACGCCAGCCGGGCAGCGGCTGCGCGGCGCTGGGCGGCTACAGCCGTCAGCTTGCGGTGGTCGGTGCCAGCGAATCCTGCATTGCTACCCATCCGAGCGATATGGCGGTTGCCATGCAGCTGCTTGATGCAGTTGTTGAGACCGTCAACCCGGACGGTAGCGAACGCCAGATCCCGCTGGCGGAATTTTATCGCGCGCCGGGCGACACGCCGCATCTGGAGACGGTGTTGCAGCCCGGCGAACTGATTGTCGCCGTCACCCTGCCGCCGCCCGCAGGCGGCACGCATATCTACCGTAAAGTGCGCGACCGCGCTTCTTACGCTTTTGCGCTGGTCTCCGTGGCGGCTATTGTCCACCCGGACGGCAGCGGGCGCGTGGCTATCGGCGGCGTTGCCCATAAACCGTGGCGGCTTGCCGAAGCGGATGCGGCGCTGCCGCAGGGGGCACAGGCGGTGTATGACAAGCTCTTCGCCACCGCGCAGCCTACGGCTGAGAATGCATTTAAATTGACGCTGGCGAAGCGCACGCTCGCCTCGGTGTTGTCGGAAGCGAGGGCGTAA